Below is a genomic region from Rosa chinensis cultivar Old Blush chromosome 5, RchiOBHm-V2, whole genome shotgun sequence.
TTTAGGAAGACACCATCCTTACCTAAAGCTAAGGGCTGCTTTCAATAACCAGCCAGAACATGTAGCAGCTCCAGTGCCATTGACTGGAGAAGAATTGTTGAGCAGGGTGGAGGCTGAAGTTCCACATTGGcagtttggaaaaaaaaaacctgctcCTGCTTATAGGGGGCTGAGGATGAAACTAGGCCATGTTGGAAAAAGAAGTCGATATTCTTTGAGCTTGAATATTGGAAGTATCTCCCTGTTAGGCACTGCCTTGATGTCATGCACATTGAAAAAAATGTGTGTGATAGTCTAATAGGGACGTTGTTGAACATTCCAGGAAAAACCAAAGACGGTTTGAAAACTCGTTTGGACTTGGAGGAAATGGGTATAAGATGTGGATTGCACCCAAATCTAGATGGTCCGAAAAAGAAGCGCTTGCCATTGGCAAGCTGGAACCTAACATTAGATGAAAAAAGATGTATGTGTGGATCATTTCATGGCATGAAGGTTCCTGAAAACTACTCTTCAAACATTTCAAACCTTGTTTCAATGGATGATTTGAGGCTGATTGGACTTAAATCCCATGATTGTCATGCGTTAATGCAACAGCTGCTCCCAATTGCTATCCGAGGGGTGTTGGAAAAACCGGTCAGGGTTGCAGTAATCAGGCTTTgccttttttttaatgaaatttgcaGCAAGACTATAGATGCTTCAAGGCTTCCCAAAATCCAAAGTGATCTGGTCGAAACTTTGTGTGAGCttgagaagtactttccgccatCTTTCTTTGACATAATGATTCATTTAACAGTCCACTTGGTTAGAGAAGTTGAGCTATGTGGACCGGTTTGCTTCCGATGGATGTATCCTTTCGAAAGATATATGAAGGTCTGCAAGGGCTATGTTAGGAATAAAACGCATCCGGAAGGGTGCATTGCTGAGTGTTACATAGCTGAAGAGGCGCTTGAGTTTTTAGGTGAACTTTTCTTTGATGATAGGACTGTTGgcatcccaaaagaaaacatcaCAGCTGACAAGCCTACCTCTGGTGCAACTATTGAGTCTGTTTATGGCAAAGAATTTCAGCAAGCTCATCTCTGCGTGCTTCAAAACACTGAAGAATTTAGAAGCTACTTTTTGTAAGTTGATCACTATCTATGTTTTTTACAGTTTTGCTTATTTTCTTGTTCTAATGCTTATACACTAATACTTAATAAATATTTGTGTAGGGAACACACGGAACAGTTGAAGAGGGAGTTCCCCAAgtacaaaaagaataaaaagtggTTGGTGGACAAACAAAACATGACTTTTGCTCAGTGGGTGAAGGAGAGGGTAAGTAGTTTCCATTTAATGTAACTGTAATTTATAGACTGATAAAGCTTTTAATAATGCAGAACACAGTTggtataatgttttattttattttgcagGTTGAATCAAAGGTTGCTGAACCAGGTTGTGATGTCCCTGAGATTGTGAGGTGGCTAGCAGATCAACCAAGCCATGAAGTCCCGAAGTTTAGTAGTTACCGAATAGGGGGAGTGCAATATAACACTAAGTTGCGCGATGATCTTAGGTCAACACAAAGCAGTGGGGTTTATTTGGTTGCTAAGACTCCTCAAGTAGCTAGTGCTAAGGATAAAAACCCTATTACTGAAGACATGAGCTTCTATGGGGTGATTACCGAAATATGGGAGCTTGACTATGGTCATTTTAGGGTTCCTATTTTTAAGTGTGATTGGGTAGAGAATGAGAAGGGAAGATGATCTTGGGTTCACTTTAGTTAATTTAAATAGGAAAGGTTATCTAAATGACtgttttgttttgggaaaaagtGTGGAGCAAATATTTTATGTTGAAGACCCTGTAGATCGTAGGTGGGCAGTTGTGGTGAGAGTCCCAAAAAGAGATTACATTGATTCTGTTCAGGAGGATGATGTTGGGGACACCATTCTTTCCCACCCCCCATCGCAACTACAATGCCAGCTATTCAGTCACATGATAACTCTCAAGATGAGGAGCCAATGGGTTATAGGCGTGCAGGGAATGAGGATATAGTAGTTGAGGGAGAGTAGTTCATATAGTCGTATTGATGTAATTTATAATTGTCATGCCTAAAGGATACTTGGCTCACTAAATATGTTTTTAATGTTGGTTATTTTCTGTTTACATGATTGTACCAAGTGTTAAGTGTTTGTTATTTTAAATACTCTTATTTTTGCTTGGATATGTGTTAAgtgtttgtttatttaattaCTGTTATTTTCTACATTAATATTTGTAGTAATATATGTTAAAGTGTCTGTTATTTTAAACATTAGCAGATTTGTTTACTAATATGCAGCTTATATGTTTGTTATACAAGTTACTCATATATGTGGATTTGATGTACTAATGGGGCTAACATTTGTGTAGATAATGGCTGCATCACAATATGCTAGTGTATCAAAGAAGAGAAAGTCGAAAGAAAATCGTTCGAAGCCTAAGAAGACTAAGTCTTTGAAGTCACCGACATTATCATCATTTTCCGATGGATCTCATTCAAAAAAGGGGAaagtcaaaaaagaaagaacttGAATCAACTGGGGGCCTAAAGTTGCTGAAGCGGCATGCGGTGACTATGTCACGCATTACAAACCGCAAGAGTCGTAAATGCAAGAAGGTTGTTTTATTTAACAGAAAAGGGACCCCTTGTGGGAAGGTGGCTGAGCAAATGCAAAGCTACATTGGTGTGTTGGCAAGAAGGAAGGTACCGGTAATAAGGGAAAATTGGAAAGCCGTAACTCTTGAAGAGAAGAACAAAATTTGGCAACGTGTTCAGGTGATTAAGttccttatctattttgttTAGTATTGAAGGTGTAGTTAGTTAGGTTGGTATGATAGTGttcattgttttcatttttcagtagtttctgaACTTGAACTGATAGTTAGCAATGAAATGTGCACAGATTCCATTTTTGATTGGTCCTGAGCATAAAaaattggttttggaatctGTTGCAAGAAAGTGGAGGCAATTCAAGTGTCTACTTACTTCCAAGTACGTTATCCCCTATTTGGATGATCCTGAAGCCTTGCAATATCCTCCAGATGATTATCCTTTCATCAATGCTGATCACTGGACAGAATTTGTCAAAATGCGGACAAAGCCCTCATTCTTGGTATAAATGCACTTGTATTTCAATCATTTAGTTGTAGTCATATAAAATGCAGTTATGTAAATATCGAATACTCATTTAACTAATTAGTACCCCTATTTTGCAGGAAAAGCGTCGTGAGCAACAAGAGAGGCGCAGCAAGAATAAGTATCCTCATAGAATGTCCCGTAAAGGATATGCAGGGTTGGAGGCTGAGTTGGTTAGTGAAACTGTTTTCTACCTTACTTATGTGGGGTTCCTAGTTGTAATGTATGCATTAACTATCCTATTTTGTAGGCTGATGGAATGAGTGATGGAGAAGTTGATAGGGCCACTTTGTGGATAAGAGGACGACAGACAAAGGATGGCAGTTTCAAGGATGAGGAGTCAGCAAAGACGGCTGAAAAGATAGTAAGTCCATATATTTATTGGACTATTTTTGTATGTATAAGGTTTGTTTAGATGATATGTGATGATATTTCCTAATCTAAACTGTCAGACAAACTTGAAAAGAAAGCTTGACAGTGGAGAGCTAAGCGCTGAAGGAAGTAATGATGTCTTAACATTGGCGTTAGGGACTCCGGAGCATGGGGGAAGAGTGCGGGGAGTAGGAGGTTTTGTCACTCCCTCTACTTACTTCCACCTCCCTAAACGTAGAAAGGAGAGCATAGAAGCTACTGTCAGACTTAGTGTGCAGAAAATATtgtcagaggagagagagaagatagtaGAGGAGGCAAGGTAGAAGATACTAGAGGAGGCAAGGGAGGAGATAATCAAGGAAGCGAGGGAAAAAATTGTTGCAGATGAGCGGGCTATGTGGGCGGCCAAGTTTGCTGAACTTGAAGCAAAGATAAATGGAAAAGAGGCTGCAACTATTCACCCACATGTATCTGGCCATGGAAGCTGCTCAATGACAGCTAATGAGATTGCTCAAGAAACGGATAAAGGTCCGTTG
It encodes:
- the LOC112203565 gene encoding uncharacterized protein LOC112203565; this encodes MDRSWVHADRRSHEYKLGVAEFCQFALGNARDPNRICCPCTKCGNVKDFSAQVIKDHLFVNGIDTDYVKWTEHGEVVVESGSYTDSESLESEPIESDSVQGNMRADYEVELDSDVELEGDEDEELSSECNEFKKFVDDANKPLYPGCNRHTKMNVLVRLYNLKAKHGMSDSAYSDWLIAFAEYLPEGNEIPSSVYEAKKSLSALGMDYTKIHAGPNDCILYRKQYADDTICPTCGTSRWKKCKNKKEREGVPAKVLWYFPPIPRFKRMFQSTETSKALTWHATERNKDGLIRHPADSAAWKLVDEKWADFGNEPRNLRLALSTDGFNPFSSLSSKYSCWPVILVTYNLPPWLVMKRKHMMLTLLISGPKQPGNDIDVYLEPLIDDLKLLWEGVNGVYDAIKNETFTLRALLFWTINDFPAYGNLSGSIVKGYNACPICLDKTKPTRLVHGGKMAYTIHRRFLGRHHPYLKLRAAFNNQPEHVAAPVPLTGEELLSRVEAEVPHWQFGKKKPAPAYRGLRMKLGHVGKRSRYSLSLNIGRKTKDGLKTRLDLEEMGIRCGLHPNLDGPKKKRLPLASWNLTLDEKRCMCGSFHGMKVPENYSSNISNLVSMDDLRLIGLKSHDCHALMQQLLPIAIRGVLEKPVRVAVIRLCLFFNEICSKTIDASRLPKIQSDLVETLCELEKYFPPSFFDIMIHLTVHLVREVELCGPVCFRWMYPFERYMKVCKGYVRNKTHPEGCIAECYIAEEALEFLGELFFDDRTVGIPKENITADKPTSGATIESVYGKEFQQAHLCVLQNTEEFRSYFLEHTEQLKREFPKYKKNKKWLVDKQNMTFAQWVKERVESKVAEPGCDVPEIVRWLADQPSHEVPKFSSYRIGGVQYNTKLRDDLRSTQSSGVYLVAKTPQVASAKDKNPITEDMSFYGVITEIWELDYGHFRVPIFKCDWVENEKGR